In Malaclemys terrapin pileata isolate rMalTer1 chromosome 11, rMalTer1.hap1, whole genome shotgun sequence, a single genomic region encodes these proteins:
- the DUSP19 gene encoding dual specificity protein phosphatase 19 produces MHSLTQEIRSFSRKNLKKQCTRVTTLTGKRIIETWKDARMQVVEEAEPSDGFSCGYVQDLSLDLQVGVIKPWLLLGSQDAAQDLETMKKYGVTHVLNVAYGVENAFPNDFIYKNISILDLPETDITSYFPECFEFIEQAKMLDGVVLVHCNAGVSRAAAIIIGFLINSEGLNFARAFSWVKNARPAICPNPGFMEQLHKYQECSKKATGSINDHK; encoded by the exons ATGCACTCACTTACTCAGGAAATCAGAAGCTTCTCCAGGAAAAATCTTAAGAAGCAATGCACAAGGGTAACAACTTTAACGGGGAAGAGAATTATAGAGACATGGAAAGATGCCCGAATGCAGGTGGTGGAAGAAGCAGAGCCAAGTGATGGGTTCAGTTGTGGTTACGTACAGGACCTTAGCTTGGACCTGCAGGTTGGCGTTATTAAGCCCTGGTTGCTGCTAG GATCACAAGATGCTGCTCAGGATCTGGAGACAATGAAAAAATATGGG GTTACTCATGTCCTAAATGTGGCATATGGAGTTGAAAATGCCTTCCCCAATGACTTTATATACAAGAATATTTCTATACTGGATCTCCCTGAGACTGACATCACATCGTATTTCCCGGAATGTTTTGAGTTTATCGAGCAAGCCAAGATGCTG GATGGAGTGGTGCTGGTTCACTGTAATGCAGGAGTTTCTCGTGCTGCCGCAATCATCATtggttttttaattaattcagaAGGACTCAATTTTGCTAGGGCATTTTCTTGGGTGAAAAATGCCAGACCTGCTATCTGTCCGAATCCTGGCTTCATGGAGCAACTTCACAAGTACCAAGAGTGCAGTAAAAAGGCAACTGGAAGCATAAATGATCACAAATGA